In the genome of Raphanus sativus cultivar WK10039 chromosome 4, ASM80110v3, whole genome shotgun sequence, one region contains:
- the LOC130494278 gene encoding FBD-associated F-box protein At3g49020-like isoform X2: protein MGGIYFHSCSIALLNCNPSNSTAKIDGESSRTEDVMNKDIISELPEALLLHILSYVPTKDIIATSVLSKRWRSVWKMVSKLSFDTDIDHFSTEDVYRLLILHKAPFLESLYLYIHNTSARLNIGFVIGIAFSRHVRELVMVLFHEDQTRVRFPSVLCSYNNTLEVLNLSQDLLLDFPSRVCFSALRELHLCLVIFKDEASVCNLLSGCPRLQDLVVVRIGNSDVGTYTIDVPSLQRLTLQVDGSHNRSGGGGGYVINTPSLKYLNMECLYCIDFCLIENAPELVEAKINHVSDIDNENILASLTSAKRLSFLPLYLPLEIKYPTGSIFYQLVSLELHIHKINGWNLLSFMLDSSPKLQILKLIGRYREECPVGWEWNQPKRVPECLLLHLETLVWTRYGWQREDEKQVATYILKNARQLKKASFPMEQEELEKSREMLNGLASLDRGSTSCHLVFE, encoded by the exons CAAAATTGATGGTGAAAGTTCGAGAACTGAAGATGTTATGAATAAGGATATAATCAGTGAGTTGCCTGAAGCGTTGCTCCTGCATATATTGTCTTATGTTCCAACAAAAGATATCATAGCCACTAGTGTTTTGTCTAAACGGTGGAGATCTGTTTGGAAGATGGTGTCAAAGCTCAGTTTTGATACTGATATTGACCATTTCTCTACAGAGGATGTTTACAGGTTACTGATTTTGCATAAAGCTCCATTCCTGGAAAGTTTGTATTTGTACATTCACAATACAAGTGCTCGTTTGAATATTGGTTTCGTGATTGGAATCGCATTTTCACGCCATGTGCGCGAATTGGTGATGGTTCTCTTCCATGAGGATCAAACGAGAGTAAGGTTTCCGAGTGTGTTGTGTAGCTATAACAATACACTGGAGGTATTAAATCTCAGCCAGGACCTTCTTTTAGACTTTCCTTCTCGGGTTTGTTTCAGTGCCCTTAGAGAGCTGCATCTCTGCCTCGTGATATTCAAAGATGAAGCATCTGTTTGCAACCTTTTATCTGGATGCCCTAGGCTTCAAGATTTGGTGGTGGTTCGAATTGGCAATTCTGATGTGGGGACTTACACTATTGATGTGCCATCATTACAGAGGCTTACCTTGCAAGTGGATGGTAGCCACAATagaagtggtggtggtggcggctATGTCATAAATACACCATCTTTGAAATACTTGAACATGGAATGCCTCTATTGTATTGACTTCTGTCTGATAGAGAATGCTCCAGAGCTTGTGGAAGCAAAGATCAATCATGTTTCTGATATAGACAATGAGAACATTCTTGCGTCTCTCACTTCAGCCAAGCGTCTTTCCTTTCTGCCTTTGTATCTGCCTTTAGAG ATTAAGTATCCTACCGGCAGCATCTTCTATCAGCTGGTCTCTTTGGAGCTgcatatacataaaataaatggGTGGAATCTACTTTCGTTCATGCTCGATAGCTCTCCTAAATTGCAAATCCTCAAGCTCATAGGC CGATATCGTGAAGAATGTCCGGTGGGGTGGGAATGGAATCAGCCGAAACGTGTGCCAGAATGTCTGTTGCTCCATCTGGAGACACTGGTGTGGACAAGATACGGATGGCAACGAGAAGATGAGAAACAAGTGGCCACATACATCCTCAAGAACGCTAGACAGTTGAAGAAAGCATCTTTCCCCATGGAACAGGAAGAACTGGAAAAGAGTCGTGAGATGCTGAACGGGTTGGCTAGTTTGGACAGAGGGTCGACCTCATGTCATCTTGTGTTCGAATAA
- the LOC130494278 gene encoding FBD-associated F-box protein At3g49020-like isoform X1: protein MEQNRKIDGESSRTEDVMNKDIISELPEALLLHILSYVPTKDIIATSVLSKRWRSVWKMVSKLSFDTDIDHFSTEDVYRLLILHKAPFLESLYLYIHNTSARLNIGFVIGIAFSRHVRELVMVLFHEDQTRVRFPSVLCSYNNTLEVLNLSQDLLLDFPSRVCFSALRELHLCLVIFKDEASVCNLLSGCPRLQDLVVVRIGNSDVGTYTIDVPSLQRLTLQVDGSHNRSGGGGGYVINTPSLKYLNMECLYCIDFCLIENAPELVEAKINHVSDIDNENILASLTSAKRLSFLPLYLPLEIKYPTGSIFYQLVSLELHIHKINGWNLLSFMLDSSPKLQILKLIGRYREECPVGWEWNQPKRVPECLLLHLETLVWTRYGWQREDEKQVATYILKNARQLKKASFPMEQEELEKSREMLNGLASLDRGSTSCHLVFE from the exons CAAAATTGATGGTGAAAGTTCGAGAACTGAAGATGTTATGAATAAGGATATAATCAGTGAGTTGCCTGAAGCGTTGCTCCTGCATATATTGTCTTATGTTCCAACAAAAGATATCATAGCCACTAGTGTTTTGTCTAAACGGTGGAGATCTGTTTGGAAGATGGTGTCAAAGCTCAGTTTTGATACTGATATTGACCATTTCTCTACAGAGGATGTTTACAGGTTACTGATTTTGCATAAAGCTCCATTCCTGGAAAGTTTGTATTTGTACATTCACAATACAAGTGCTCGTTTGAATATTGGTTTCGTGATTGGAATCGCATTTTCACGCCATGTGCGCGAATTGGTGATGGTTCTCTTCCATGAGGATCAAACGAGAGTAAGGTTTCCGAGTGTGTTGTGTAGCTATAACAATACACTGGAGGTATTAAATCTCAGCCAGGACCTTCTTTTAGACTTTCCTTCTCGGGTTTGTTTCAGTGCCCTTAGAGAGCTGCATCTCTGCCTCGTGATATTCAAAGATGAAGCATCTGTTTGCAACCTTTTATCTGGATGCCCTAGGCTTCAAGATTTGGTGGTGGTTCGAATTGGCAATTCTGATGTGGGGACTTACACTATTGATGTGCCATCATTACAGAGGCTTACCTTGCAAGTGGATGGTAGCCACAATagaagtggtggtggtggcggctATGTCATAAATACACCATCTTTGAAATACTTGAACATGGAATGCCTCTATTGTATTGACTTCTGTCTGATAGAGAATGCTCCAGAGCTTGTGGAAGCAAAGATCAATCATGTTTCTGATATAGACAATGAGAACATTCTTGCGTCTCTCACTTCAGCCAAGCGTCTTTCCTTTCTGCCTTTGTATCTGCCTTTAGAG ATTAAGTATCCTACCGGCAGCATCTTCTATCAGCTGGTCTCTTTGGAGCTgcatatacataaaataaatggGTGGAATCTACTTTCGTTCATGCTCGATAGCTCTCCTAAATTGCAAATCCTCAAGCTCATAGGC CGATATCGTGAAGAATGTCCGGTGGGGTGGGAATGGAATCAGCCGAAACGTGTGCCAGAATGTCTGTTGCTCCATCTGGAGACACTGGTGTGGACAAGATACGGATGGCAACGAGAAGATGAGAAACAAGTGGCCACATACATCCTCAAGAACGCTAGACAGTTGAAGAAAGCATCTTTCCCCATGGAACAGGAAGAACTGGAAAAGAGTCGTGAGATGCTGAACGGGTTGGCTAGTTTGGACAGAGGGTCGACCTCATGTCATCTTGTGTTCGAATAA